One Fuerstiella marisgermanici DNA window includes the following coding sequences:
- a CDS encoding ribonucleotide-diphosphate reductase subunit beta, whose product MSTTTATNDIPTTEEELLVGADGRFKATEKRLINCAQVDVNQLMPIKYNWAWEHYLNGCANHWMPTEVPMNRDVEIWRSSKLTDDERRVIMRNLGFFSTAESLVGNNLVLAIFKHVTNAECRQYLLRQAFEEAVHSHTFLYIVESLGLNEGEIFNMYREIPTIAKKDAFEMELTAEVLDPDFTTDTFEGQQAFLKNLIGYYVIMEGIFFYSGFVMLLSFHRRNMMPGIGEQVQYILRDETIHLNFGIDLINGIKAENPDLWTPEFQEAMITRIKAAVELEVEYAESCLPRGVLGLNADLFRDYVQHVADRRLERIGLPVQYGSPNPFAWMSETIDLGKEKNFFETRVTEYQTGGSLSWD is encoded by the coding sequence ATGTCAACCACCACTGCAACCAATGACATTCCCACCACCGAAGAAGAACTCCTTGTCGGAGCGGACGGTCGCTTCAAAGCCACTGAAAAGCGTCTGATCAATTGTGCTCAGGTCGACGTCAACCAGTTGATGCCCATCAAATACAACTGGGCGTGGGAACACTACCTGAACGGCTGTGCTAATCACTGGATGCCCACCGAAGTTCCGATGAACCGCGACGTGGAAATCTGGCGTTCGAGCAAGCTGACGGATGATGAACGCCGCGTCATCATGAGAAATCTTGGCTTCTTTTCGACGGCCGAATCTTTGGTTGGCAACAACCTGGTGCTGGCAATCTTCAAGCACGTAACGAATGCCGAATGCCGTCAGTATCTGCTGCGTCAGGCGTTTGAAGAAGCCGTCCACAGCCACACGTTTCTATACATCGTGGAAAGCCTGGGCCTGAATGAAGGCGAAATCTTCAACATGTATCGTGAGATCCCCACGATCGCGAAGAAGGACGCTTTCGAAATGGAACTGACGGCGGAAGTTCTCGACCCGGACTTCACAACCGACACGTTCGAAGGCCAGCAGGCATTTCTGAAGAACCTGATCGGTTACTACGTAATCATGGAAGGCATTTTCTTCTACAGCGGTTTCGTCATGCTGTTGTCTTTCCACCGCCGCAACATGATGCCTGGTATCGGCGAACAGGTTCAATACATCCTGCGAGACGAAACCATTCACCTGAACTTCGGCATCGACCTGATCAATGGCATCAAGGCCGAGAATCCCGATCTGTGGACTCCGGAATTCCAGGAAGCCATGATCACTCGCATTAAGGCGGCCGTAGAACTGGAAGTCGAATATGCTGAATCCTGCCTGCCACGCGGTGTACTCGGCCTAAACGCAGACCTGTTCCGCGACTACGTACAGCACGTTGCTGACCGACGCCTGGAACGCATCGGCCTGCCGGTTCAGTACGGTTCACCGAACCCGTTCGCATGGATGAGCGAAACCATTGACCTGGGCAAAGAAAAGAACTTCTTTGAAACTCGAGTCACCGAATACCAGACCGGTGGCTCGCTGAGCTGGGACTAG